A genomic region of Epinephelus moara isolate mb chromosome 23, YSFRI_EMoa_1.0, whole genome shotgun sequence contains the following coding sequences:
- the rint1 gene encoding RAD50-interacting protein 1, producing the protein MAAPTAVQQTMSKRTDNILNPVYTSSQDSECFSPDSDYLVEFLEKEVGSDLKSLKKVGEMLDRLREENTVLEEQVVTVSSSVPPKVSAALSAAEEATCSLQELLQRERLISNKLHQHLQGAQPWMDSLGQTLSQVDTIERHVKYLRCLQHIEELSAAVQQCLMTSSVWEAIRAVDSMAALDAGLNQSGCSHLQDFLRETLHFWHKIIKDRLASDFEKVLTQLHWPIISPPTQSLTPTANGQEINSQLELLVTQLLALQTSDDLISQRASASSQGVPSTQPASSAMPPSKAAPLCLPIQIMLQPLSKRFRYHFYGNRQTNSLSKPEWYLTQVLMWMGNSSAFMEEKIQPILDRAGATISAMVELCRGLLTLVQEKVASDASRLLYDDALFCHLVEEVLQFEKELRSNHSYPGVLPGLLHLLLEDAILQKWLTVEKKMAVEKMDAMLSAEGAWSSQYKDISDMDELKAPDCAETFMTLLQVITERYRALPCPPAQLKFLDLQRELVDDFRIRLTQVMKEESRCPLGARYCAILNAVNYISTILGDWGDNVFFLQLQQAAVSLGEDGVLKGLGVMEVGRLASLEGSLFEGLLALLDRLKGDMMGRLLEWTMREITEKAKPYSQDRWLSLPPQQDQSTMTLSSSACPMMLCVRDRLLNFHQVLSLSLFQLAWQGLAERLDHVLYQDVILSNHFSEGGAAQLQFDMTRNLFPLFGHYCKRPENFFKHVKEACIILCLNVGSAILLRDLLKESEDETKDWAGVGDPPPESALNELGVYCLAPCDVLILLNLRASWPGQ; encoded by the exons ATGGCGGCGCCCACAGCAGTGCAGCAAACGATGAGCAAACGGACAGACAATATTTTAAACCCCGTTTACACAAGCAGCCAAGACAGCGAGTGTTTCTCACCAGACTCGGACTATTTAGTGGAATTCCTGGAGAAGGAGGTCGGCAGCGACCTGAAGTCTCTGAAGAAAGTCGGCGAGATGCTGGACAGACTGAGAGAAGAGAACACCGTGCTGGAGGAACAG GTTGTGACTGTATCCAGTTCAGTTCCTCCTAAAGTTTCTGCagctctgtctgctgctgaggaggCAACATGTTCCttgcaggagctgctgcagagagagagactcatCTCCAACAAGCTGCACCAG cacCTACAGGGGGCCCAGCCTTGGATGGATAGTCTTGGCCAGACGCTTAGCCAAGTCGACACTATAGAAAGACACGTGAAATACCTACGCTGCCTTCAGCATATAGAGGAACTCAG tgctGCGGTCCAACAGTGTCTGATGACCAGCAGTGTCTGGGAGGCCATACGGGCAGTAGACAGCATGGCTGCACTGGATGCTGGACTCAACCAGTCTGGATGTTCTCACCTCCAGGACTTCCTCCGAGAAACACTACACTTCTGGCATAAGATCATCAAAGACAGACTGGCCAG TGATTTTGAGAAAGTGTTGACTCAGCTTCACTGGCCGATCATCTCGCCTCCTACTCAGTCACTGACACCCACGGCCAATGGTCAGGAGATTAACAGCCAGCTGGAGCTGCTCGTCACGCAGCTGCTTGCCCTGCAGACCTC TGATGACCTCATATCCCAAAGGGCTTCGGCCTCTTCTCAAGGCGTGCCCTCTACCCAGCCTGCTTCTTCAGCCATGCCTCCATCCAAAGCTGCCCCTCTCTGTCTGCCCATCCAGATCATGCTGCAGCCACTCAGCAAGAGGTTCAGATACCACTTCTACGGGAACAGACAGACCAACTCCCTCAGCAAG CCGGAGTGGTACCTCACACAGGTTCTGATGTGGATGGGGAACAGCTCAGCTTTCATGGAGGAAAAGATCCAACCTATCCTAGACCGAGCTGGGGCCACCATCAGTGCCATG GTGGAGCTGTGTCGAGGCCTACTGACTCTGGTCCAGGAGAAGGTGGCCAGTGATGCATCCCGGCTGCTGTACGACGATGCCCTCTTCTGTCACTTGGTGGAGGAGGTGCTGCAGTTTGAGAAGGAGCTGCGAAGCAACCACTCATACCCAGGAGTGCTGCCTGGTCTGCTTCATCTCCTGCTGGAAGACGCAATCCTTCAGAAGTGGCTCACTGTGGAAAAGAAGA TGGCAGTGGAGAAGATGGATGCCATGCTGTCGGCTGAGGGAGCCTGGAGCTCTCAGTACAAAGATATCAGTGACATGGACGAGCTGAAGGCTCCAGATTGTGCTGAGACTTTCATGACTCTTCTACAGGTCATCACTG AGCGGTACCGGGCCCTGCCCTGTCCTCCTGCACAACTCAAATTTCTGGACCTACAGAGAGAGCTGGTGGATGACTTCCGCATACGACTCACCCAG GTGATGAAGGAGGAGTCTCGTTGCCCTCTGGGTGCTCGTTATTGTGCCATCCTTAATGCTGTTAACTACATTTCCACCATCCTGGGAGACTGGGGAGACAACGTG TTCttcctccagctgcagcaggcagcagtgtCTCTCGGGGAGGATGGGGTACTGAAAGGCCTGGGGGTGATGGAGGTGGGTCGCCTGGCTTCTCTGGAGGGCTCTCTGTTTGAAGGTCTGTTGGCGTTGCTAGATCGACTGAAAGGTGACATGATGGGAAGACTGCTGGAATGGACAATGAGAGAAATCACAGAAAAGGCCAAACCATACAGCCAAGACAG GTGGCTGTCGCTACCACCCCAGCAAGACCAGTCCACCATGACCCTGTCCAGTTCAGCATGTCCCATGATGCTTTGTGTGAGGGACAGGTTGTTGAACTTTCATCAGGTCCTGAGTTTGTCTCTGTTCCAGCTGGCCTGGCAGGGCCTGGCAGAGAGACTTGACCATGTTCTCTACCAGGAT gtGATCCTGTCGAATCATTTCAGTGAAGGTGGTGCAGCTCAGCTCCAGTTTGACATGACCAGAAACCTATTTCCTTTGTTCGGTCACTACTGCAAAAGACCTGAGAATTTCTTCAagca TGTTAAGGAGGCGTGTATCATCTTGTGTCTTAACGTGGGCTCTGCTATCCTGCTGAGGGATCTCCTTAAAGAGTCAGAGGACGAGACAAAAGACTGGGCAGGTGTAGGAGATCCTCCACCAGAGTCTGCGCTCAATGAGTTAGGAGTTTACTGCTTGGCGCCCTGTGATGTGTTGATTCTCCTCAACCTCAGAGCCTCCTGGCCTGGACAGTAA
- the prl2 gene encoding prolactin 2 yields MPGNIRSVSFVWVVLVCLLFCSRLTSVGAAPLCANAQAGCHVLSLANLFDRVIQHSGRMHGISNDLHSEFEQYFLPSKNQIGRVSRNCHTSTILTPNGKENAQRMAREELMEVILKLLVAWRDPLWHFHQSMAHHDFNNFSSNKALEMSDMVHELRKGVEKVAEKMQLLGLTSNTVSSLASPEDLLPPDSAEWRLMKDYDLLYCFRRDSNKVQNYLKILKCRIVPEHGC; encoded by the exons ATGCCTGGAAACATCAGATCAG TGTCTTTTGTGTGGGTGGTGTTGGTCTGTCTGCTGTTCTGCAGCAGACTGACCAGCGTGGGTGCAGCACCCCTCTGTGCCAATGCCCAGGCTGGGTGCCATGTCCTCTCCCTGGCGAACCTGTTTGACCGGGTCATCCAACACTCAGGCAGGATGCATGGCATTTCAAATGACCTTCACTCCGAGTTT GAGCAGTACTTCCTGCCCAGTAAGAATCAAATCGGCCGGGTCAGTCGcaactgtcacacctcaacCATCCTCACCCCAAATGGCAAGGAGAACGCTCAGAGAATGGCG AGAGAGGAGCTGATGGAGGTGATTCTAAAGCTCCTGGTGGCCTGGAGGGATCCTCTGTGGCATTTCCATCAGAGCATGGCTCACCACGACTTCAACAACTTCAGCTCCAATAAAGCTCTGGAGATGAGCGACATGGTGCACGAGCTGCGTAAAGGTGTAGAGAAAGTGGCTGAGAAG aTGCAGCTGTTGGGGTTAACAAGTAACACTGTCAGCAGCCTGGCTTCTCCTGAGGATTTGTTGCCACCTGACAGTGCTGAGTGGCGCCTGATGAAAGACTACGACCTCCTTTACTGCTTTCGCCGAGACTCCAACAAGGTCCAGAACTACCTGAAGATCCTCAAGTGTCGCATCGTTCCAGAGCACGGATGCTGA
- the hspa14 gene encoding heat shock 70 kDa protein 14 has product MAAIGVHFGYTCACVAIFKDGRADVVANDAGDRVTPAVVGYRDTEQIVGIAAKQGRVRNAANTVVKVKQVLGRSFDDPETQTHRAETKCQVVSRQEKPYYEITAGEHPEYVAPDDVAKLIFHKMKETAQSALGSDVTEAVITVPFEFAHAQKRALREAAEAAGFHVLRLIHEPAAALLAYNIGQDCSSGKSHVLVYKLGGTSLSVTALQVNGGMFRVLNTHTDHSIGGESFTQALAQHLAAEFKRTFKHDVSSNARAMMKLMNGADMAKHSLSSLGSANCFVDSLHDGTDFECNISRARFELLCSSLFNKSIQPIRTLLEEAGLSTSDINKVVLCGGSARIPRLQQMIRDMFPDVELLSSAPPDEVIAVGAALEAGLLVGKDDLAPEEESVTVDVSATDILVKEVDENGAEVFTVLLPSGTPLPARRHHVLSGGGDLSSLCLEIYQRCVMEQPEKLAKIVLKNLQPKEENHDIDTVVTMKRDGSVHVSCVEQISGRPEVITIAAAS; this is encoded by the exons ATTGTAGGTATAGCAGCAAAGCAAGGACGGGTCCGCAACGCTGCTAACACAGTTGTCAAAGTGAAACAGGTGCTGGGGAGAAG CTTTGATGATCCAGAGACACAAACTCATAGAGCAGAGACAAAGTGTCAG GTGGTCAGCAGACAAGAGAAGCCTTATTATGAGATCACAGCAGGAGAACACCCTGAGTATGTTGCTCCAGACGATGTGGCAAAACTCATCTTCCACAAAATGAAAG AAACGGCTCAGTCAGCCCTGGGCTCAGATGTCACTGAAGCAGTCATCACCGTCCCCTTTGAGTTTGCACATGCTCAGAAGCGCGCTTTGAG GGAGGCAGCTGAAGCTGCAGGCTTCCATGTACTGAGGCTGATCCAtgaacctgctgctgctctgttggCCTATAACATCGGACAGGACTGTTCTTCTGGAAAGAG CCACGTCTTAGTGTATAAGCTGGGCGGGACGTCCCTGAGTGTGACAGCGCTGCAGGTCAATGGAGGAATGTTCCGGGTTCTCAACACCCACACTGACCACAGCATTGGAGGAGAGAGCTTCACCCAGGCCTTGGCCCAGCACCTAGCTGCCGAATTCAAACG CACCTTTAAGCACGATGTGAGCAGTAACGCTCGGGCCATGATGAAGCTGATGAACGGAGCGGACATGGCCAAACACTCTCTGTCCTCACTGGGGTCAGCCAATTGCTTCGTTGACTCCCTGCACGACGGCACCGACTTTGAATGCAACATATCCAG AGCTCGATTTGAGCTGCTCTGCTCCTCGCTCTTCAACAAGAGCATCCAGCCAATCAGAACCCTGCTAGAGGAGGCAGGACTCTCAACCAGTGACATAAACAAG GTGGTTCTCTGCGGCGGCTCAGCCAGGATCCCTCGCCTCCAACAGATGATCCGTGATATGTTTCCTGACGTGGAGCTTCTCAGCTCAGCGCCTCCTGATGAAGTCATCGCTGTGGGAGCGGCCCTGGAAGCAGGCTTACTGGTGGGCAAAGATGACCTTGCCCCTGAGGAGGAGTCTGTCACAGTGGATGTTTCTGCCACTGACATACTAGTGAAG GAGGTGGATGAAAACGGAGCCGAGGTATTCACTGTTCTACTTCCATCAGGCACGCCCCTCCCTGCCCGCAGACATCACGTCCTGAGTGGAGGGGGGGACCTGTCCTCCTTGTGTCTGGAGATTTACCAGAGATGTGTCATGGAGCAGCCTGAAAAACTAGCTAAG ATTGTGTTGAAGAACCTGCAGCCTAAAGAGGAGAACCACGACATCGACACTGTGGTGACCATGAAAAG GGACGGCTCCGTTCATGTTTCCTGTGTAGAACAGATCAGTGGAAGGCCGGAGGTCATCACCATAGCAGCTGCATCATGA